The following are encoded together in the Xiphophorus hellerii strain 12219 chromosome 3, Xiphophorus_hellerii-4.1, whole genome shotgun sequence genome:
- the ncoa7a gene encoding nuclear receptor coactivator 7 isoform X2 — MWKSRAQRLTDNSGAMKKRQKNVRVLYFASDCAEPYVEIITVKDSKHRLSLCSSVESEVDETEYQEAEDDFPVLSHASQLLDDFRLQKIAANLPPRTQGYPWQLVYSTINHGSSLKTLYRNMADLDSPVLLVIRDMHKKVFGAFSSDPFRVSKYCYGTGETFLFSFNPDFQQYRWSGENSYFVNGNWESLQIGGGGAGFALWLDADLYHGASFSCPTFRNAPLSTNEDFIVQDVEVWTVQN, encoded by the exons ATGTGGAAGAGCAGAGCGCAGAGGTTGACGGACAACTCGGGAGCTATgaagaaaaggcagaaaaatgtCCGAGTGCTTTATTTTGCCAGCGACTGTGCGGAGCCGTACGTTGAG ATCATCACGGTGAAGGACTCAAAGCATCGCCTgagtctctgcagctctgtggagTCTGAGGTGGATGAGACCGAGTACCAGGAGGCTGAGGATGATTTTCCTGTGCTGAGCCATGCCAGCCAGCTGCTGGATGACTTTCGCCTACAGAAG ATTGCAGCTAACTTGCCTCCAAGGACCCAGGGGTATCCGTGGCAACTAGTTTATAGCACTATCAACCATGGGAGCAGCCTAAAGACGCTCTACAGGAacatggccgacctggacaGCCCCGTGCTGCTGGTCATCAGAGACATGCACAAAAAG GTGTTTGGAGCTTTTTCTTCGGATCCATTCAGAGTCAGTAAATACTGCTACGGAACAGGCGAGACCTTCTTGTTCAGCTTCAACCCTGACTTCCAG CAATACAGGTGGAGCGGGGAGAACTCCTACTTTGTGAACGGCAACTGGGAATCTCTGCAGATTGGTGGAGGAGG gGCTGGCTTTGCTCTCTGGTTGGATGCTGACTTGTACCACGGCGCCAGCTTTTCCTGCCCCACCTTCCGCAACGCTCCTCTTTCCACCAATGAAGACTTCATCGTGCAAGACGTTGAAGTCTGGACTGTGCAGAACTGA
- the ncoa7a gene encoding nuclear receptor coactivator 7 isoform X1, protein MGIVYSVGEVDHLYTFFVQWSPDIYSKGKKKRCKAYNNVRKKRQSAYHVVSWRRPEHIWVLQQPWASKPKAAKKWEIITVKDSKHRLSLCSSVESEVDETEYQEAEDDFPVLSHASQLLDDFRLQKIAANLPPRTQGYPWQLVYSTINHGSSLKTLYRNMADLDSPVLLVIRDMHKKVFGAFSSDPFRVSKYCYGTGETFLFSFNPDFQQYRWSGENSYFVNGNWESLQIGGGGAGFALWLDADLYHGASFSCPTFRNAPLSTNEDFIVQDVEVWTVQN, encoded by the exons ATGGGAATTGTCTACAGCGTTGGAGA GGTTGACCACCTCTACACCTTCTTTGTGCAATGGTCTCCAGACATCTACAGCAAAGGCAAGAAGAAGCGCTGCAAGGCCTACAACAACGTCAGGAAGAAACGCCAGAGCGCCTACCATGTGGTGTCGTGGAGAAGGCCGGAACACATCTGGGTGTTGCAGCAGCCCTGGGCCAGCAAGCCCAAGGCTGCAAAGAAGTGGgag ATCATCACGGTGAAGGACTCAAAGCATCGCCTgagtctctgcagctctgtggagTCTGAGGTGGATGAGACCGAGTACCAGGAGGCTGAGGATGATTTTCCTGTGCTGAGCCATGCCAGCCAGCTGCTGGATGACTTTCGCCTACAGAAG ATTGCAGCTAACTTGCCTCCAAGGACCCAGGGGTATCCGTGGCAACTAGTTTATAGCACTATCAACCATGGGAGCAGCCTAAAGACGCTCTACAGGAacatggccgacctggacaGCCCCGTGCTGCTGGTCATCAGAGACATGCACAAAAAG GTGTTTGGAGCTTTTTCTTCGGATCCATTCAGAGTCAGTAAATACTGCTACGGAACAGGCGAGACCTTCTTGTTCAGCTTCAACCCTGACTTCCAG CAATACAGGTGGAGCGGGGAGAACTCCTACTTTGTGAACGGCAACTGGGAATCTCTGCAGATTGGTGGAGGAGG gGCTGGCTTTGCTCTCTGGTTGGATGCTGACTTGTACCACGGCGCCAGCTTTTCCTGCCCCACCTTCCGCAACGCTCCTCTTTCCACCAATGAAGACTTCATCGTGCAAGACGTTGAAGTCTGGACTGTGCAGAACTGA